The following are from one region of the Patescibacteria group bacterium genome:
- a CDS encoding PilN domain-containing protein: MPKKEINLLPKEEFEKKPIGRFLTWALSVGRYIVIFTELIVILAFLSRFKLDRDLSDLNQSIREKQAIIEASAEFEKEFLFLQTRLATIKKLKGQQSSFSQLVSVIGSLTPFDVAISSLSFSEDSLRINAIALSERGLGNFVANLSTSPNFKEVSLTSVSKSLETGPEIKFIINAQFIVPKET, encoded by the coding sequence ATGCCCAAAAAAGAAATTAACCTCTTGCCCAAGGAAGAATTTGAAAAGAAGCCGATTGGTCGTTTTCTTACCTGGGCCCTCTCTGTCGGACGCTATATTGTCATCTTCACCGAGCTGATTGTTATTCTTGCTTTTCTTTCTCGCTTTAAACTAGATCGGGATTTGTCCGACCTCAACCAGTCAATCAGAGAGAAACAAGCGATTATCGAGGCTTCGGCTGAGTTTGAAAAAGAATTTCTTTTTCTTCAAACAAGGTTAGCCACCATAAAAAAATTGAAAGGACAACAGTCTTCCTTTAGTCAACTAGTAAGCGTTATCGGTTCTTTAACCCCCTTCGATGTGGCTATCTCCAGTCTTAGTTTTAGCGAAGACAGTCTCCGGATTAATGCCATTGCCCTGTCCGAAAGAGGTCTCGGGAACTTTGTCGCTAATCTTTCCACTTCACCTAATTTTAAAGAGGTCTCTTTGACAAGCGTTTCAAAAAGTTTGGAAACCGGACCAGAAATAAAATTTATTATTAACGCTCAATTTATTGTTCCTAAGGAGACCTAA
- the rpsT gene encoding 30S ribosomal protein S20 codes for MPVTKSAKKALRQSRQRAAINKLVRQQLKKVVAKTKKSKSVKDSAEIYRTIDRAAKKGIIHKNKAARLKSRLTKLAQTTPRPVVKKKTKK; via the coding sequence ATGCCAGTAACCAAAAGCGCTAAAAAGGCTCTTCGCCAAAGTCGTCAAAGAGCCGCCATAAACAAATTAGTCCGCCAACAACTAAAAAAGGTCGTGGCGAAAACAAAGAAAAGTAAATCCGTCAAAGATTCTGCTGAAATTTATCGGACAATAGACCGAGCGGCTAAAAAAGGAATTATTCATAAAAATAAAGCGGCCAGATTAAAAAGTCGTCTCACTAAACTCGCTCAGACCACTCCTCGACCAGTAGTAAAAAAGAAGACAAAAAAATAG